The nucleotide window GACCTCCAGCCCGTAGTCGGCCCGGTTGGTCTCCCAGCCGACGCCTTCGCCGTGGTCGGCGCGCCAGATCCAGGTGTGGTCGACGATGACGTCGTCACTGTTGACGACCATCGAGTGGGTGGCCAGGCCGGGTCCGGCCCCGCCGATCCGGACGAACACGTCCTGCACGGTGGTCGGGTTGGCGGCGTGGTCGGCCGCCGAGCCGCTCCCTCCGACCTGCAGCAGCGTGTCGGACCTGGTGGCACCGGCGTCGATCAGGAAGCCGGCCAGCCTGACGCCGTCGACGTCACCCACGTGCATGGCGTCGACGCCGTTGTCGGGGACGATCGTGGCCAGACCGAGCCCGAGGACGACGGTGTTGGCGCGGTTCACGTTGATGGTCTGGTCGAGGTGGTAGACCCCGGGCGTGAACAGGAGATTGAGGCCCTGAGCCAGCGCCGCGTTGATGGTCGCGGCGGTCGCGCCGGGCTTGACGACGTAGAACTGGCTGAGCGGGAGCGAGGTGCCGCCCGCGTTCGCCGGCCAGGACACGCCCCGGGCGTTCGTCCGCTTGCCGGGCACGAACACCTTGTAGTCGTTGCCGTCCAGGTAGAGGAACGGCTTCTCGCGGGAGACCGGCGTGGTGTCGAGCGTGGTGTACGGGCCGGTGTCGAAGTTCGTCGCCGGGGCGCCCTGCACACCGGAGAACGTCATGTTCCACACGCCGTTGGTCCAGCCGCCGACCGAGCTGTCGCGGGTGTACCACTGCTGCTGCGAGTACGGACCGACCGTGCCGTCGATCTTCGAGTCGGCGATGTAGCCGCCGGAGGCCCAGCCGTAGCCCGCCGGGGCGAGGTTGAGGCCGCCCTCGACGTGGATGCGGCGGAACGGCGCGGCCTGCGCGACCGCCCAGCGGTCCGTGCCGTTGACGGGCTTGAGCGACAGGTTCTCCGCCGAACGCCAGAAGTTCTGGGTGGCGTTGCCGTTGAACCAGCCCGCGTCCACGGTGATGTCGCCGTTGATCTTCACGTCGTCGGGGTTGAGCCCGAGCCCGGAGATCGAGGTGTAGAAGCCCAGTTGCGCGTTGATGCCGTTGTACGTGCCCGGCTTCATCAGGAACTGGTAGCGGCCCGAGCCGAACTGGTTGGACTCCTGCTGGGCGAAGACCTGGTCGAACTTGCCCTGCAGATTCGGGGTGTTCGGGTCCACGACGATGACGTTGGGACCGAGGTCGCCGCCGCCCTCGACGGGCGGGGTGCCGCCGCCGGTGCCGGTGTGCACCGCGACCTCCCACAGGGAGTAGCCGTAGCCGGTGCCGCGGGCGGTGCCGTTGACCCGTACGTAGCGGCCCGAGCCGCTGACGTCGTAGGAGGCGGTGCCGCCGGTGCCGTTCGTGACGGACTTCAGGGTGGTCCAGTCCTGGCCGTTCGCCGAAGCCTGGACGGTGAAGTCCTTGCCGTAGGCGGCCTCCCAGTTCAGGTCGACCTTGCAGATGTCCTGGACCGAGCCGAGGTCCACCCGCACCCACTGGGGGTCGGACGCCTGGCTGGACCAGCGGGTGCCCGTGTCGCCGTCGAAGGCGCTCGCGGCGGGCGTGCCGGCGTTCTCCGTGGAGGAGGCGGTGGCGGGCTTGCCCTTGGCGGCGTTGGCGGTCGAGCAGGCGGCGGCCGGGGGGTTGCCGGAGGTGCCGAAGACCTGGAACTCCCAGAGGGAGTAGCCGTATTCGGTGGCCCGGGTGACGCCCTGCATACGGACGTAGCGGCCCTGGCCGGAGACGTCGAGCGTGTCGGTGCCGCCGTCGCTGCCGGTGACGGACTTGACGTCGGTCCAGGAGCTGCCGTTGTCGGAGACCTGGATCTTGTACGCCTTGCCGTAGGCCGCCTCCCAGTTGAGGACGACCTTGCTGAGGGTGGCCGAGGCCCCGAGGTCGACCTGGAGCCACTGGGCGTCGGTCCGGCCGGACGACCACCGGGTCGCGGTGTCGCCGTCGACGGCGCCGGCCGCGAGGGTCCCGGCGTTCTCCTCGGAGGAGGAGGTGGCCGTCTTGCCTTGGGAGAGCGGTGCGTCGGCCGCGGCGGCCGGCAGTTGGGTGGGGAGGGTCACGAGCGCGGCCGCTGTGGCGAGCGCGATCCCCAGGGATCTGAGTCTCATACGTTGACTCCGTGCGGGTGTGGAGGGGTGGGGAGGGTACGCAGGGGTGCGGAGCGAGCTGGAGGAACTCAAAACCAGTACGGTGACGCTTAGTTCAGGTGTTGATTTAAGTAATGAATCAACTGCTCGGCAACCCGTCGGACAACACTTCTTCACGAGAAGCCGGAACGTTTCCGCGAACGGAGCCGCTCCTACGGCCGGGAAGGGACCCGAAAAAGGGGGCCGCACCCCTGGCGAACGGGACCGGCCGCCGACGCGAGGTCGGCGGCCGGTGCGGGGCGGTCGGGGCAGTGGTCGGGCGGGCGGGCGGTACGGGCGGGACGC belongs to Streptomyces sp. V3I8 and includes:
- a CDS encoding discoidin domain-containing protein; its protein translation is MRLRSLGIALATAAALVTLPTQLPAAAADAPLSQGKTATSSSEENAGTLAAGAVDGDTATRWSSGRTDAQWLQVDLGASATLSKVVLNWEAAYGKAYKIQVSDNGSSWTDVKSVTGSDGGTDTLDVSGQGRYVRMQGVTRATEYGYSLWEFQVFGTSGNPPAAACSTANAAKGKPATASSTENAGTPAASAFDGDTGTRWSSQASDPQWVRVDLGSVQDICKVDLNWEAAYGKDFTVQASANGQDWTTLKSVTNGTGGTASYDVSGSGRYVRVNGTARGTGYGYSLWEVAVHTGTGGGTPPVEGGGDLGPNVIVVDPNTPNLQGKFDQVFAQQESNQFGSGRYQFLMKPGTYNGINAQLGFYTSISGLGLNPDDVKINGDITVDAGWFNGNATQNFWRSAENLSLKPVNGTDRWAVAQAAPFRRIHVEGGLNLAPAGYGWASGGYIADSKIDGTVGPYSQQQWYTRDSSVGGWTNGVWNMTFSGVQGAPATNFDTGPYTTLDTTPVSREKPFLYLDGNDYKVFVPGKRTNARGVSWPANAGGTSLPLSQFYVVKPGATAATINAALAQGLNLLFTPGVYHLDQTINVNRANTVVLGLGLATIVPDNGVDAMHVGDVDGVRLAGFLIDAGATRSDTLLQVGGSGSAADHAANPTTVQDVFVRIGGAGPGLATHSMVVNSDDVIVDHTWIWRADHGEGVGWETNRADYGLEVNGDDVLTTGLFVEHFNKYDVVWSGEHGKTIFFQNEKAYDVPNAAAVTHDGIVGYAAYKVADSVSTHEAWGLGSYCNFTSDSTIVQHHGFQVPVKPGVKLHSIQVISLGGKGQYAHVVNDTGAPTSGSDTIPSKVTSFP